In the Neofelis nebulosa isolate mNeoNeb1 chromosome 11, mNeoNeb1.pri, whole genome shotgun sequence genome, one interval contains:
- the PEBP1 gene encoding phosphatidylethanolamine-binding protein 1, whose translation MPVDLSKWSGPLSLQEVDERPQHPLQVKYTGAEVDELGKVLTPTQVKNRPTSIAWDGLDPGKLYTLVMTDPDAPSRKDPKYREWHHFLVVNMKGNDISSGTVLSDYVGSGPPKGTGLHRYVWLVYEQNGPLKCDEPILSNRSGDNRGKFKVASFRKKYELGPPVAGTCYQAEWDDYVPKLYEQLSGK comes from the exons ATGCCGGTTGACCTCAGCAAGTGGTCCGGGCCTCTGAGCCTGCAGGAAGTGGACGAGCGGCCGCAGCATCCGCTGCAGGTCAAATACACGGGGGCGGAGGTCGACGAGCTGGGCAAAGTGCTGACGCCCACCCAG GTTAAAAACCGGCCCACCAGTATTGCATGGGATGGCCTTGATCCAGGTAAACTCTACACCTTGGTCATGACAGATCCAGATGCTCCCAGCAGGAAGGACCCCAAATACAG GGAATGGCACCATTTTCTGGTGGTCAACATGAAGGGCAACGACATTAGCAGCGGCACAGTCCTCTCTGATTACGTCGGCTCTGGGCCTCCCAAGGGCACAG GCCTTCACCGCTACGTCTGGCTGGTTTACGAGCAGAACGGGCCGCTGAAGTGTGACGAGCCCATTCTCAGCAACCGATCTGGAGACAACCGTGGCAAATTCAAAGTGGCATCTTTCCGCAAAAAGTACGAGCTTGGGCCCCCGGTGGCCGGTACATGTTACCAAGCTGAATGGGATGACTATGTGCCCAAACTCTATGAGCAGCTGTCTGGGAAGTAG